From Gossypium raimondii isolate GPD5lz chromosome 11, ASM2569854v1, whole genome shotgun sequence:
CTGACTGGTGATGCTACAATCAAAAGCATTATTCTATAacatatttttcccaaaaataaaagaaaagaagaaagcatAACACAATTAAACAACCTCCCATAcctaaatatatttaacatgtaAAACTGAATAATCttcaaatattttagaaaaaccaGGATGAATGgtcaaaataatataagattAGTATGGATTAAAcagtttctttttttaaaaggagGGCAGTCTGGATAAGTTAACAACAGAGTACGAAACCTCTAGAGCGCAGCTATGTTTAACAAAAATGggatatgtatgtatataaataccCATCCTCAACCTAATAGAGCAAACATTTCCTTTCCTCTCATTTCATTTCTCATGGTTTCTTGGCAACCAAAcagaaaacaaaggaaattgaattaaaatctcCCAAGAAAATAAGATGCAAAGGAAGAGAAATTTACCAGGAACGTTATTGGAAACAAGATGAAGTGCGTGCGACATGGGTTTGGGGGGATTCTGGTGAAGCTCCAAAAGAAAGCGTTTTTTGTGGCGCTCTTGCATTCACCTCGCAGGGTTTATGTACTTTGAAGTAAACCGAGgtttttctgtttttcttttttccctttcttggaaattataataaggttaaaatCTGCAAACAGTCACTgtactttttctaattttgatatttagtccttattcttttatttctaaaattgagccctttacttttcaatttttaaaacttaggTCTAATtgttaatactattaaaattattttgttaaattcaagttcattgcAACGTCATTTTTAAGTTATATTGCTACCaagtgatttttaattttaaaatgtcacaccaactaatttgataaaagatttaactgtgttagtaatttaatatatactttaaaatttgaaaactagaagaattaaattgtatgaaataaAGATATAGagaataaagtttaaaattttgaaaagagcACATACAActgtaacatattttaactttataataaACCATTAATAAAGACTTGCTTACACAGTAATAACTCTACTTTATGTTCCATCAATCTCTCTACTTCATTCTATTTACCTGTCAATATATTAGATATGTTATAGAGATTACTATTATACacttataataacatttaacacaattataagagatttaaattatattttaatttctcaaatttcaaatttataatatattaataatattattaatttgtgaGATTTAGTCAATATCTTTATTAAGATTTACAAATGttgtttcatttattaaatattattttatttaattaaatttgattaatatattttatataattttaaatattttattacaataataacttaattaaagtttattatatttattttattcagaaaaacaattaattttacacAAATTTGAGACAATAGGTTATTATAAAACCTAACTCATTAAAGAGTATTAATGTTATAAGTGAAATTTTGTTATAGATATCTCAACTAATTTCATTCTTCGTAGTTATTATTGATGTTATAGATGAAAAGTTGTTAtagaagataaaatataaaatataaaaattcaattttacaGCAAACTTAACTATTATAATGAAGAGTAATTATACAATTAGTCGCCCCATTATTAGcgtgtttttgttttggtcattaAACTATAAAAGTTCTAATTTTGTCACCGATGTTTTAGATTGATTATATTTTGGTCGCTTTCCGTTAAATGGTTAATGGAAATAATGATGTGGCTTTTTCTAATTGGTATAGGAACACATCTAGTCATCAATACTTAcacattctattaatttgatcataattctaaataatttaataaatttaaccctccacatttataaattctatcaatttgatcatcaaacacattttatgtattatgaaaaagtacaaaatataatattatttatttatattttgaggaAATTGTACccatagtagatataaataatatagtacttcatcaaatatatatatatacatgtaatcTCTCCAATCTTTAAAGTTCGTATCCTATTTAAGTTTAGGTATTGTTAACATTAGAATTGATATTTATACATGTAAAAGAACTAATGCATCCGGTATGTACCTATGTTAATAATTTCTTTCTGTAGCTTGGCATTATGGAACTCCACCATAAAATTACATGTAATATGACGAATGTAGTAAGTTGGGTAAGCATTGGGAGGGCTTCTTTGAACTCCAAAAAGCCTTATTGTTGCACTAATTGATTTGGCTCGATCAAATATCAAGCATATATACGCTCCTTAATAACATATCGTCTTAAGtttgtaagaaaaaaaatgtcagGACTTCATGTTATTTTTCTCCATGATCGCAAATGTTATCAGAATGGTGTTTCAATTTGTGTCTTAAGCAACAACAATTAGAAAGATTGCATATACTTACCTTACATCCAAGTCCCGTTTATTTGGACAACAAGCTTACAATTGGTCACGCTTTATGTCCAATATAATCTGTCGAGTATTTTTGTGCCCTTAACTAGTTGACTAGATGGATCATATCCATCGAAGGTTTGCAATTCCACCACGACACCTAGTGTAAATTGTTGCATTGTTGCTAACCATGACTGCAACTCGTTATAAGAATTGTCccaattttcatataatcaatAAATGGCCTTTTGTTTTGCATACCAAGCTTTATGATAACTGACAGTGTAATTATATTGAGATTGCATGTCAGCGATTGGAACAACAACTGGAATAGTCGGGCTTGCCTTCACCAACGGCATAATGTAATTGCAAATTAAGTCTAAATCTAATTTTCGGTGATCTTGTGAAAGTCAAGAAAAAGTGCAAGTGTGTGATCCATTCCATTTTCGGATCTCCCAAATTTGTGTCCTCTTCCTTAACACAACCCTAACTCTCCAATTATACCCATTATTGTACTTCCAGCACTTGCCCAACACACAAAGTCGGTGAAGATACCTCAATTTTATAATCAACACAAGCTTTGATGTTGTAGTGTTTGATGGCTGCCACAACTGCATACGTTAATGGAAATTATGCCTCTACATATAGATATTCGCAATTTGTAGCTGAACTCATCATATAACTTAGCACTATGCCGGGATATTCTGGAAATTTCAAGGCCTCGATTTCATTTATGTTAATGTTGTGCGTATGGGATGGAGGTCCATGGAGATGAAGAATGATACGATCTCTTTAAGCTTCTAGCAAGTTTGCAGCAGTATTGTCGTTGGCATTATtgtcaaaatcatcatcttcttcttattctttttcttcttcccccTCCTCCTCTTTATTAATGTTGGCATTGGGAACACCTTTAATTTGAAGATCACTGAAGTCATTAATATATTCTTCTTCGTTTAAAAATTTGTATTGCTCGTCATCCATGTTCGAATTAATAAGCATCAACGATTTTTATGGTGCAACATATTGGTACAAATCGTCCAAAGCTTCGTTTGGGTCAGGATCCAACCCTTATATAAACGATCATCTTCCCATTGGCGCATATGACAACTTTGTATACAGGTTCCCCCCTCATATAGTTCACATATAGTTGGAGAAATATTAATGACAAGCATGGATGAACTTGGAATATCACCTACTCCACAATCTTGCTCAGCATCATACAATTCAGCTACAACTTTGTTGCATCATTTTCCGTTGAAAAATGGGTTGATATCATAGTCTCAACATCGTCATCATCATAAAGTTCAAGCGTGTTATAAATGAGTGGCttaaatgacattttaaatCTATGCACCAGTCTAAACAATATCCTCCTACATTGAGctatgattttttaattgatcCTTGACATTAATTCATCAAGTTTGACAGTTGTATTGAAACATATACGTATTTGATGTCTTGATTGAAAAATAACAATGACttcaatttcatgaatttctttattataataGACTGTTTACAAAGAATTATTTATCCATATTTGAACCTTAaacttgcaaaaaaaaaagcaataaattaatatatattaacaataCTTAGGGTCcttttggatgggcggtgcgtttacctgctgTTGGTGTAAAAACAATGGTGGCAGTGATACTATATACTTTAGCGATATTGTAGtgtgaaataaaaagaaagttaaCACACTGCACTAAAGGTAAACACATATCCATAAAGGcccttaatataatataatataatataatataattttttatttcataaaaaaataacaatacttatttaatattctgaaagttaaataaatacttaaaaaataaaatcaggaTTGTAAAAGTAGGTGCAGTAGTGTTGTGGACCCCAAATAATTCAGAACTCTCTATATGTTTTGAAGTGGAGTAGAGGAGGGTTTATACAACTTAGGGGTAGATTTTAAAGGGTGAAGCGGAAATAAGTAGGAGTGAGCATTTGGTCGAGTCAAGTcgaattaagttaaaaaaatttgagtttgtCGAGTTGATGAATCCTATTTTAAGAaccaaactcaatttgaaaatttttcgaaTTGAGTCGAAAAATTTCAAGTCAAGTCGAGTTGAGTTAAcgaatcatattatttatactcaatgttgtaTTTACATAGactgattatttaactagtagatgaaatacaaaattatttaactacataagtAACGCTAAcgggtaaacatttatcaaaacgacatagttttgccttttaatttaatagttttgacttttaactttagaaaagataaatatttatcaaaacgacgtaattttatattttcttattcaaattttgaataactcaaattgtgtaatttatattcgagttaaactaaaaattgatttttttattcgagttgatccgaataattcaattaactcaaataccttaaactatttaatttaaaatttaaaatttttatcaacttttttgaatcaaatcgaattttaCTCTGCCgcttaaagttatttttttagacCCACCAGTATTGATTGAGCCAATACTGTtacattaaacttaaaatagaTATTGGCTGGTCGATTTTACGGTCCCAACATTTCACCATTAAAAGCCTAAAACCGACTACTTAATAGTCGCTTATCTGACATGGCAGTAAGTCGACTAATGAGTAGTCCATTTAGGTTTATGGTACATGTGATTGAtgattcaataattaatttagggTGTTACTATGCAAACTACTTTATCATATACTTGTTTATGGGGTAGGTTAGTCGCTTAAGTCCGAAGGCTCACAAAAAATTTGagaggatttaaaaaaaatattacatttaataaataaaattttttttcgaattgagtCGAAAAATTTCAAGTCAAGTCGAGTTTAGTTAAcgaatcatattatttatactcaatgttgtgTTTACATAGactgattatttaactagtagatgaaatacaaaattatttaactacataagtAACGCTAAcgagtaaacatttatcaaaacgacatagttttgccttttaatttaatagttttgacttttaactttagaaaagataaatatttatgaaaacgacgtaattttatattttcttattcaaattttcgaataactcaaattgtgtaatttatattcgagttaaactaaaaaattgatttttattcgagttgatccgaataattcaattaactcaaataccttaaactatttaatttaaaatttaaaattttatcaacttttaaaatcaaatcgaattttACTCTGCCgcttaaagttatttttttagacCCACTAGTATTGATTGAGCCAATACTGTtacattaaacttaaaatagaTATTGGCTGGTCGATTTTAAGGTCCCAACATTTCACCATTAAAAGCCTAAAACCGACTACTTAACAGTCGCTTATCTGACATGGCAGTAAGTCGACTAATGAGTAGTTCATTTAGGTTTATGGTACATGTGATCGAtgattcaataattaatttagggTGTTACTATGCAAACTACTTTATCATATACTTGTTTATGGGGTAGGCTAGTCGCTTAAGTCCGAAGGCTCACAAAAAATTTGagaggatttaaaaaaaatattacatttaataaataaaaaaattaagcctatttaaaatatagtagcctgacttgtttttaattttataatattttatattatataatttataatacataaaaattaaatccataataatattatatattattataatataacattaaaaaaatgttaatgtaaatatataaaaaaattaataaataaaaatatataaaagttttaaaataatataaagaattcaacttaaatttaacattatatcTAGGCTCAGCACAAATTCAGCCTACCGAACACCTCTACCCCACCAATAtctttgaatttaaaaaaaaaaaagaaaatcaatatattcataCAAGTTTCCTAAATAAACAATGGAAAAAACCTGACACACGTGAGCCGATGTACGACTTATTTGAAAAGGACCCATCCTAGCGGGCCCAGGAAACACAAGGTCGCTAGACGAGACACGCGTATCTTAGACTCGGACGATTCTCCTCCTCAtcgtctctctctctctctcttttcgcTAAGCAAATGACCGATTCCAACTCAGTCCCTCTCTTACCGTAACTCAGCTCTCAgatattctctttttctttttatttaatgtttatgctACGATGTTTTCAAGTTGCCCATTTTCTCTATCGTCTCTGCTTATAAACAACGTCGTGCTTTACTTGGGGCAAATTTTTTTAACCTAGtcgatttatttcaatttagggTATTTTTCTTCGTTTAGCTTCAAATCAAGTGGAGATCTGGTTTGGTTAGTAACGCAAACAAGGAGGTATGGATAAAGCGAAACTCTCTGAATGGGGCGAGAAACTGAGAACGGGTGGAGCTCAAATGAGTAGAATGGTTAGTGGGAAAATGAAGGAAATTCTTCAAGGCCCCACATCCGAGTGGAAAGTCGTCGATGAGGCCACTTCTGAGACATTAGAAGAACCCAACTGGGGATTGAACATGAAGATATGTGCTATGATCAACAGCGAAGAGTTCAATGGGACCGAAATTGTTAGGGCCATCAAGAAGAAGATTTCGGGCAAAAACGCCGTCACCCAATGGTTGAGCCTCGATTTGTTGGAAGCTTGTACCACCAATTGCGAGAAGGTAGCTTCCGAGGTGGCTTCCGAGAAAGTTTTGGAagagatgatgaagatgattgaGAATCCCAACACTGATCACGGGAATAGAGGAAGGGCCTTGCAGTTGATTCGTGCTTGGGGACAATCTCAGGATCTTGCTTACCTCCCTGTGTTTCACCAAACTTATgaggtaaaaagaaaaaaacaaattttcacTTTGATTTCGTGTTCTTCTTACGTTTCCGTGTTTCATGTTATGTTGGTTTAGGCAGTGTTTTGATGTCAATCAATGGGCAATAGCATTTGTAGTTTCTTCATTGTAATCTATCATCCTATATCATTGTAATCTATCAACATACTGATTTATGATTATGCCTAGGAAAATTCTATGggtgttttttcaaaaatatgttTAGCAACAATGAAACCTGTCGttagtttttgttttaactttttctcCTATCTTGACATAAAGCAGAGCTTGAAAGAAAGGAGTACACATGTACCAGTAGGTAACGGGAAATCAGGCCCTTTGCAGTATTCCTTGGAGTCTTGTATGAGATTGCCTCCCTCTGAAGATTATCCTGTCAATGACCCAGAATTGCATGCCAGTGATTTTGCCTACAACTATGGGAATCTTTCTGTTGAGCAAAAGAAGGGAGTTTTCGAAGTAACTCGGAACAGCCTTGAGGTGCTTTCTAGCATGTTGGTTAAGGAAACCGAGCCGAAACCCACAATGGTAATTAATCTGTTTTTAGCTGAAAACATGATTTAACTGTATGTACTTTGTTTTCTGTATTTCAGACCTTGCTGCAAATCCACCCATATATATTATGTAGTCATTTGAAACTAGAACATTTATTGTTACTTCAATTGGCgattttatttccttaattcATTTAACTTTTACCTGATCTAGTGCCTTTGATCCTTTGGCATGCCAGGAAATGAAATGTTActgcaatttagtttttattatatttttcagaaTGCTATTATTATCTGCATCATGAAGCTTGTTGTTCTTCCAATGTAATTTTTCCGCATAATATCTTCCAAGTCGAGGAATCTATTAAATGCATTCTTCCGGAATGCAAACCCTTTTCCAAATTGGAATGatataacaaatgaaaaaaaaaaactgagaaAAGTTTTTGGTTGCAGGACGAGTTGACAAAGAGCATGTTGGAGAAGTGCAAGCAATCCCAGCCTGTTATTCAGATGATCATAGAAGGCACTACTGATGATGATGGAATTCTCTTCGAGGCACTGAATCTGAATGATGAGCTTCAACAGGTCATCTCCAAATTCGAGGAACTGGAAGCCGGCTCAATGTCTGGAAGACAGCATACTGAAAACTCTGGCACCACTGCAGCTAATGCCACTGTTCCAGTTGAGACCTGTAACGAAAATACGATCAGTGATTCCCCTTCAACACATGATGAAACCAAGACAACAGCTTCTCCCTCGACCCATAAAGAAACCAAGATAAGTGCTTCCGACAAAGTAGACACTTATGAACCAGCAGTAACAATAAAACACGATTGAGAATTAAGGAGTTTAGAGCGTTTCCTTGGTTTTAATTTCCAATGCACGACTTTTGTGCTGGTAACTTTATGGTTGACTTATTGTAAGTATTGAATAAGATTACGTAGTAGTCCAGTCCCAATGCATACTAGTTTATCAGGTCGTGTAATTTACATGCTttctaatataaaaacatatataaagtTCGTATTGGATTGCATTTgtcattgtttttatttcattaccCTCAAAACACAAACATAGGCACACTTGCACTGCATTTATTATTACTGGATAAGGGTGTATCATGGGCGTTTTTAACTTTATGTATATGTATGGGCATGTCTTGTTTCAATTTCATCCGCAAATGCTATATATAATTAtggtttttgataaatttacttatTATGTTCAATTGTTGTTCAACTGTTATCTATATTGTGGCATACAAAATCcccatttctttttctaacaaAACAATCACTCTATTAAACAAGTCATGTTAATTGGTCCAAAAGAgacaacattttttttataccCAAAAAGAACCTATTTCAAGCGTGTGCAAACCTGGCAATCAAACAAATGGGCTCATGCTTTTTCTCTCGCCCTAAATTTGGCGCCTGTTAATCAGCTGTTACCACATCTCTCTATTTATCCCTCTTCAATGAATCTCTTAACCTTTAGGGATTCAGTTTCCATCCAGATTCCGAATATTCTTTCAAGGAATAGCCCCTAACCAGAAGAACGTTAGAAATGgggaagaaaagagaaaacatcAACAAAGCAAAAGAAAGTGGCAAGGTTCAGGATCAAAACATGGCTAATCTATTTGATTATGAGATTGCCCTCCAAGTTCAAGAGGGCCATGAGAAAGGGTGTCCAAGTCAAACCAACTCCGACCAAGAAACCGATGAGGAAACCTTTGAAGAACCTCCATCCGTTAGAGAAGATAGACTGAATGTTGCAATGAGAATGAAGGAAAGGAAATTCAAGGCCTTGGTTGAATTTAGGTGCCGAGTTGAAGATGCGATTCTTGGGGATTATCTCTTTGGGAAACCAAGCAACAAAGTTGGTGGAGAAGACAACGCAAAGGCCATTGAACAACTGAAAGAGATTACACTTTGGGGTGTACCATTGATGCCAAGCAAACGCCATGGAGGAACCGACATTGTGCTGTTGAAATTCTTGGAAGCAAAAGATTACAAGGTGCTTGAGGCCTTGGAGATGCTTCAGAGGACGTTAAAATGGCGGAAGGAATTCAAAGCCGATGAAATCCTGGAAGAAATTCTGGTTCCTGGTTTCGAAAACTTGACTTATCAAAACAGTAGAGACAAGGACGGTCACCCTGTGTATTACAACGTATACGGTGCCTTGAAAGACCAGCAAACCCAATATAGAATACTTGGTTCAGAAGAGAAGCGCGAAAAGTTCTTGAGATGGAGAGTTCAATACATGGAGAAGGCTATCAAGGAAATCAGGTTTCAACCCGGTGGAACCAACTCCATTGTTCAGATCATAGATATGAAGCATGCACAAGGGCCTACCACAAAGGAACTTCGTTCTGTTTGTCGAAAATCTTGGAAGTTGTTTCAAGATCATTATCCTCACCTCATCCATCTAAATGTAAAACCACATAATACATACATacgtacatacatacatacatacatacatacatacatacgtacGTACGTACGTACG
This genomic window contains:
- the LOC105803206 gene encoding TOM1-like protein 2, whose amino-acid sequence is MDKAKLSEWGEKLRTGGAQMSRMVSGKMKEILQGPTSEWKVVDEATSETLEEPNWGLNMKICAMINSEEFNGTEIVRAIKKKISGKNAVTQWLSLDLLEACTTNCEKVASEVASEKVLEEMMKMIENPNTDHGNRGRALQLIRAWGQSQDLAYLPVFHQTYESLKERSTHVPVGNGKSGPLQYSLESCMRLPPSEDYPVNDPELHASDFAYNYGNLSVEQKKGVFEVTRNSLEVLSSMLVKETEPKPTMDELTKSMLEKCKQSQPVIQMIIEGTTDDDGILFEALNLNDELQQVISKFEELEAGSMSGRQHTENSGTTAANATVPVETCNENTISDSPSTHDETKTTASPSTHKETKISASDKVDTYEPAVTIKHD
- the LOC105803205 gene encoding patellin-4 encodes the protein MGKKRENINKAKESGKVQDQNMANLFDYEIALQVQEGHEKGCPSQTNSDQETDEETFEEPPSVREDRLNVAMRMKERKFKALVEFRCRVEDAILGDYLFGKPSNKVGGEDNAKAIEQLKEITLWGVPLMPSKRHGGTDIVLLKFLEAKDYKVLEALEMLQRTLKWRKEFKADEILEEILVPGFENLTYQNSRDKDGHPVYYNVYGALKDQQTQYRILGSEEKREKFLRWRVQYMEKAIKEIRFQPGGTNSIVQIIDMKHAQGPTTKELRSVCRKSWKLFQDHYPHLIHLNIIINVPLWYYISHTFSSRLKTQRKKSKIVIARPGKVTSTLLKFIPPENLPVEYGGFKRDNDDDFSPEDKVSEVTVRANAFEHIRIPAPQAGVTMVWDLTVVGSCDVSYKEEFIPDDEGSYKVLLQNEKEKKKGEGVRNSFYISEPGKIVITFDNPLLKKKKVLYRYKTKPTVPIYVLNKK